A stretch of DNA from Temnothorax longispinosus isolate EJ_2023e chromosome 2, Tlon_JGU_v1, whole genome shotgun sequence:
TCAAAATAAGctcgtgaaaaatttaatatggactttctactttttaattgaattgaGTTATTATCCACTTGAGGTAATGAGTATTAATCGATACATTctattgaaacaaaaaatacgtTCAAACACTGttgacttttattattttttatcgtacaTATGTAAGCTATAACATCTCGTgtcacatatgtatacattttatacagaTATTACTATTGTATGATCATTCGGACGAtgcacaattaatttttgacgGTTGCTTCCAAGTTTTAATCTCGACCTCGTTTGTCGCAAGACTTTTGAATGGCATTTTGAATTATGATAAGGTACGGGTTTCAAAAATCGTGTTATTTTTGATagcataatttctttttgattATGTTTACTTCGTTTATGTTTTGTTAAAACTAtttgagatataatatatattaaatcgtTTCTCCACGTTTCTGTTATAATCAGTTGCGATGGATGTGCGAAACCATCGACGAGCACTGGAATATATTTACGGATGATATAGAAATTCGAGTCATGAAAGAATATTCCATGCTGTCGCAAAAATTggtaaaactttatttaagtAAGTACACATATTGCTAAGAATGAAACGTTGATGTCATAAGCtgatagaataatataatgtaaaagtaagaatgttatacgaaattttaattttataaaaataaaattgactgAGAAATCTAGATTTCTATTGTAGGCCAGTCATGTTAGACTAATTTAGGGGGTTAACCTTCCAATTAATCTTCCCAGGTTGCAACCACTatgaatcgctttgatttgAGGTGCTATAAGtgggatttatttttcttcgcaaaattaacgcgcaataaaaagttattaacaatattatcaacaaaaaacgcgattttttttattttttcttaaatatctcgaaaactaagcaagatagggtaactaactatacgtaccttttttatagagcgtaaaattatctacaataatgatctgaacaacatttatcgtcaagtcagtcgtttagcttgcacgcgcTGTCCGAGACTCGGATCTCGAAAACCCTCGATTTAAATTTCCCAAACATCACacattatcaaaattttttgcttacatagctacaaactaaagaaaaagggtctaaaaaatcggttGCATCATGAGaagtattctttgtagttctcatataatgtgtgattttttggagatttttaattccattttaaatgacggaaaaaaatcaccagcgcaacataaaaaaaacgatgaaatcgagggttttcgagatccgagtctcggacggcgcgtgcaagctaaacgactgacttgacgataaatgttgttcagatcattattgtacataattttacgctctacaaaaaagtaCTGATAGTTAGTTACCTtatcttgcttagttttcgaactatttgagaaaaaataaaaaaaatcgcgttttttgttgataatattgttaataactttttattgagcgttaattttgcgaagcaaaataaatcccaCTTATAGCACCTcaaatcaaagcgattcatgATAGTTGCAACCTGGGAAGTTAATTGGAAGGTTCGATGTATAATATGACCGGCCTGTTGTTGGAAATTAATGTATTAcgaaagcaaaataaaatttaatagaatttcttTGCTAAGTACAAATCCGTTGCAGATTTAAACGGTGATAGAGCTCTAGAATtgcttataaattaatattaaagaaaaattgatgtTGAATGAATAAagcatttctttttcataatattacaGTACTACTTTATATCACATTATTGATGCTCATAATAACGCCATTAACACCAATATTGCTAGACATTGTGATGCCTCTTAACGAATCACGTTCGCGATTCTTCGTCATCGAAGTCGAATTTAGAGTGAATAAAGATGAATATTTTCtaccaattttttgttacatttccGTTCTAGCTATTGTGAGTATAAACATCACGTTAAGCGTTGAAACAATGCATATCGCATGTACCGCGCATGCATGCAGCTTATTTGCGGCTGTCAGGTAAGCAGATAAAGTATGAAGATAAGACATATATGATAGAACACGTGTAACgctctattattattacaattattattattacaattaacaagattctgattttatattatatatattttctaaaaatctattgtatataatatatgtatatgctatgtgttatacgtattttatttgatttgtgCAAAATACTGCCAAATTTATTTCGCAGTAagcaaatggaaaatataatgttaaaagtAAACGACAATAACAATGATATTGGGGCAAATAAGTctagtataaataaaaaatttgatttgtgTGTATCAAGCGAAAAAATGATATACTGGAAATACGTAACATGTTTAACAAAACATCAGCTTGCTATAAAGTAAGCAATTTTggttttatatatgatattgaCATAATGTTACAGCTTATACTCAAAAGTTAATTTGCTAACATTATTTCTATTCCGTAGGTTTGTTGATGTATTAAATTCATCGTATCAGGTATATgcattaacttttttaatattaattattggaaCCATGAGTGTAATAGGACTTCGAGTAAGtataattgcatatataacatgtaatatactctcttctaa
This window harbors:
- the LOC139807867 gene encoding uncharacterized protein isoform X2, with the translated sequence MLENFLREYNTNSILLSTTGLWPFQNKLVKNLIWTFYFLIELSYYPLEILLLYDHSDDAQLIFDGCFQVLISTSFVARLLNGILNYDKLRWMCETIDEHWNIFTDDIEIRVMKEYSMLSQKLVKLYLILLYITLLMLIITPLTPILLDIVMPLNESRSRFFVIEVEFRVNKDEYFLPIFCYISVLAIVSINITLSVETMHIACTAHACSLFAAVSKQMENIMLKVNDNNNDIGANKSSINKKFDLCVSSEKMIYWKYVTCLTKHQLAIKFVDVLNSSYQILYILDQLETVIKFVLLLMVSLFSLLITCYSGQRIMDESQNIFYGAYAAEWYKFSPRLKSLLIITLYRSSTPCELKAGNMIPLSIATYATVVRMSMSYYTALLSIQD
- the LOC139807867 gene encoding uncharacterized protein isoform X3 yields the protein MLENFLREYNTNSILLSTTGLWPFQNKLVKNLIWTFYFLIELSYYPLELRWMCETIDEHWNIFTDDIEIRVMKEYSMLSQKLVKLYLILLYITLLMLIITPLTPILLDIVMPLNESRSRFFVIEVEFRVNKDEYFLPIFCYISVLAIVSINITLSVETMHIACTAHACSLFAAVSKQMENIMLKVNDNNNDIGANKSSINKKFDLCVSSEKMIYWKYVTCLTKHQLAIKFVDVLNSSYQVYALTFLILIIGTMSVIGLRILYILDQLETVIKFVLLLMVSLFSLLITCYSGQRIMDESQNIFYGAYAAEWYKFSPRLKSLLIITLYRSSTPCELKAGNMIPLSIATYATVVRMSMSYYTALLSIQD
- the LOC139807867 gene encoding uncharacterized protein isoform X1, whose product is MLENFLREYNTNSILLSTTGLWPFQNKLVKNLIWTFYFLIELSYYPLEILLLYDHSDDAQLIFDGCFQVLISTSFVARLLNGILNYDKLRWMCETIDEHWNIFTDDIEIRVMKEYSMLSQKLVKLYLILLYITLLMLIITPLTPILLDIVMPLNESRSRFFVIEVEFRVNKDEYFLPIFCYISVLAIVSINITLSVETMHIACTAHACSLFAAVSKQMENIMLKVNDNNNDIGANKSSINKKFDLCVSSEKMIYWKYVTCLTKHQLAIKFVDVLNSSYQVYALTFLILIIGTMSVIGLRILYILDQLETVIKFVLLLMVSLFSLLITCYSGQRIMDESQNIFYGAYAAEWYKFSPRLKSLLIITLYRSSTPCELKAGNMIPLSIATYATVVRMSMSYYTALLSIQD
- the LOC139807867 gene encoding uncharacterized protein isoform X4; translated protein: MLENFLREYNTNSILLSTTGLWPFQNKLVKNLIWTFYFLIELSYYPLEILLLYDHSDDAQLIFDGCFQVLISTSFVARLLNGILNYDKLRWMCETIDEHWNIFTDDIEIRVMKEYSMLSQKLVKLYLILLYITLLMLIITPLTPILLDIVMPLNESRSRFFVIEVEFRVNKDEYFLPIFCYISVLAIVSINITLSVETMHIACTAHACSLFAAVSKQMENIMLKVNDNNNDIGANKSSINKKFDLCVSSEKMIYWKYVTCLTKHQLAIKFVDVLNSSYQVYALTFLILIIGTMSVIGLRILYILDQLETVIKFVLLLMVSLFSLLITCYSGQRIMDESQNIFYDMLQNGTSSHLD
- the LOC139807867 gene encoding uncharacterized protein isoform X5, with protein sequence MLENFLREYNTNSILLSTTGLWPFQNKLVKNLIWTFYFLIELSYYPLEILLLYDHSDDAQLIFDGCFQVLISTSFVARLLNGILNYDKLRWMCETIDEHWNIFTDDIEIRVMKEYSMLSQKLVKLYLTIVSINITLSVETMHIACTAHACSLFAAVSKQMENIMLKVNDNNNDIGANKSSINKKFDLCVSSEKMIYWKYVTCLTKHQLAIKFVDVLNSSYQVYALTFLILIIGTMSVIGLRILYILDQLETVIKFVLLLMVSLFSLLITCYSGQRIMDESQNIFYGAYAAEWYKFSPRLKSLLIITLYRSSTPCELKAGNMIPLSIATYATVVRMSMSYYTALLSIQD